In a genomic window of Tamandua tetradactyla isolate mTamTet1 chromosome 17, mTamTet1.pri, whole genome shotgun sequence:
- the LOC143661361 gene encoding uncharacterized protein LOC143661361 isoform X5: MEVSSLSLTTWSYHLPRSRQDCGAIAECARSSSLREQGCAIKPKLSFKEYVGINRLQPPGLEPGSPAWKDREKKRKELHAVISLSAGFCI; this comes from the exons ATGGAAG TGAGCTCTCTCAGCCTGACCACGTGGAGCTATCATCTGCCACGGAGCAGGCAAGATTGTGGAGCCATAGCAGAGTGTGCAAGGAGCAGCAGCCTGAGGGAGCAGGGATGTGCTATCAAGCCTAAGCTGAGCTTCAAAGAGTATGTGGGAATAAATCGATTGCAG ccacctggactcgaacctgggtctccagcatggaag GACcgagaaaaaaagaggaaggaacttCATGCTGTTATTTCACTGTCTGCCGGCTTTTGTATCTAG